One genomic segment of Arthrobacter sp. zg-Y1110 includes these proteins:
- a CDS encoding acetoin utilization protein AcuC → MISSGLSLPIMPTCIVWDESMLAYDFGAGHPMSPARLDLTARLARELGLFDLEGVSMTEPYVASAADLLTVHGFDYISAVQAAGADPANCNTLLGLGTEDTPVFAGMHEASARLVGGSLAAADAILSGEATHAVNFAGGMHHAGYEKASGFCVYNDAAAAVARLLAKGVQRVVYIDVDAHHGDGTQNIFWDDPRVMTISLHESGLTLFPGTGFANETGGKAAEGTAVNIAVPARTTDAGWLRAFHAVVPQLTEAFAPEVIVSQHGCDSHTDDPMTSLRVSVEAQRQAALTISDLAGRLCEGRWIATGGGGYNVASVVPRSWALLMSVAANGRVRPATPLPPAWREYVLEKHGVKSGETLGDGADIWWRSWEVGYDPNDEIDRTVMATRKELFPLHGLDPWFD, encoded by the coding sequence ATGATCAGTTCCGGGCTAAGCCTTCCCATTATGCCGACGTGCATTGTCTGGGATGAATCCATGCTGGCTTACGACTTCGGCGCAGGCCATCCGATGAGCCCGGCGCGCCTGGACCTGACGGCCCGGCTGGCCCGTGAATTGGGACTTTTCGACCTCGAAGGGGTCTCCATGACCGAGCCGTATGTCGCCTCGGCAGCCGACCTGCTGACCGTCCATGGCTTCGACTACATCAGCGCCGTGCAGGCCGCCGGAGCCGACCCCGCGAACTGCAACACCCTGCTGGGGCTGGGTACCGAGGACACGCCGGTCTTCGCCGGCATGCACGAAGCCAGCGCCCGGTTGGTCGGCGGTTCCCTGGCCGCTGCGGACGCCATCCTGTCCGGCGAGGCGACACACGCGGTCAACTTCGCCGGCGGCATGCATCATGCCGGCTATGAAAAAGCGTCCGGATTCTGCGTCTATAACGACGCCGCGGCCGCCGTCGCGCGGCTCCTTGCCAAGGGTGTGCAGCGGGTGGTGTACATCGACGTCGACGCCCACCACGGCGACGGCACGCAGAACATTTTCTGGGACGATCCCCGCGTTATGACCATCTCGCTGCATGAAAGCGGCCTGACCCTGTTTCCGGGGACGGGTTTCGCCAACGAAACCGGTGGCAAGGCAGCCGAAGGAACCGCGGTCAACATCGCCGTACCGGCACGCACCACCGACGCCGGCTGGCTGCGGGCGTTCCACGCAGTGGTACCCCAGCTGACTGAGGCCTTTGCTCCGGAAGTAATTGTCAGCCAGCACGGCTGTGACAGCCACACGGATGATCCCATGACCAGCCTCCGGGTCAGCGTGGAGGCCCAGCGGCAGGCTGCCCTGACCATCAGCGACCTGGCCGGCCGCCTGTGCGAAGGCCGCTGGATCGCCACCGGCGGAGGCGGCTACAACGTCGCCTCCGTGGTGCCGCGGTCCTGGGCGTTGCTGATGTCAGTGGCTGCCAACGGGCGGGTGCGTCCCGCCACCCCGCTGCCCCCGGCCTGGCGCGAGTACGTGCTGGAAAAGCACGGCGTGAAGTCCGGCGAGACGCTGGGAGACGGGGCGGATATCTGGTGGCGTTCCTGGGAAGTGGGCTACGACCCGAATGACGAGATCGACCGGACCGTGATGGCGACCCGCAAGGAATTGTTCCCGCTGCACGGGCTGGATCCGTGGTTCGACTAG
- a CDS encoding TrkA family potassium uptake protein: MADRPPHNAPVLVIGLGRFGAATAEQLVRQGREVLAVERDPALVQKASGLLTHVVQADATNIEALKQLGAEDFSAAVVGVGTSIESSVLITVNLVDLGIEHLWVKAITPAHGKILTRIGANHVIYPEADAGRRAAHLVGGRMLDFIEFDDGFAIVKMYPPKETQGFTLGESNVRAKYGVTVVGVKSPGEDFTYAQPDTKVSSRDTLIVSGHVDLLERFAARP, translated from the coding sequence TTGGCTGACAGACCTCCCCACAATGCACCGGTCCTGGTCATCGGACTCGGCCGATTCGGTGCCGCCACCGCCGAGCAGCTTGTCCGGCAGGGCCGCGAGGTGTTGGCCGTGGAACGCGATCCGGCGCTCGTCCAGAAGGCTTCCGGCCTGCTGACGCACGTGGTCCAGGCCGACGCGACCAACATCGAGGCACTCAAGCAGCTGGGCGCCGAGGACTTCTCCGCCGCCGTCGTGGGCGTGGGCACCTCGATCGAGTCCAGCGTGCTGATCACCGTGAACCTGGTGGACCTGGGCATTGAGCACCTGTGGGTCAAGGCCATCACGCCGGCGCACGGCAAGATCCTTACCCGCATCGGGGCGAACCACGTGATCTACCCGGAGGCCGACGCCGGACGGCGGGCCGCGCACCTGGTCGGGGGCCGCATGCTGGACTTCATCGAGTTCGATGACGGTTTCGCAATCGTGAAGATGTACCCGCCGAAGGAGACGCAGGGCTTCACCCTGGGCGAGTCCAATGTGCGGGCGAAGTACGGCGTCACCGTGGTCGGCGTGAAATCCCCCGGTGAGGACTTCACCTACGCGCAGCCCGATACCAAGGTCTCCAGCCGCGACACCCTGATCGTGTCCGGGCACGTGGATCTGCTGGAACGGTTTGCGGCCCGGCCGTAG
- a CDS encoding TrkH family potassium uptake protein, protein MAIPRQSLLEKEQHSGPAIVAGIREFVGGLVTGRPARLALIVFSLVILLFTALLSLPAASSSGESAPLHDAFFTAVSAVCVTGLTVVSTATYWSAFGQVLILIAIQVGGLGILTLASLLALAVNKRLGVRGKLMAQEGMNTGRLGEVGHLLRIVFSTAVVIELALALIMAPRFMILGESPGQAIWHAVFYSISAFNNAGFTPHSDGLVPYEEDLWILIPLMLGVFIGSLGFPVIMVLLQTRARVSKWNLHTKLTVLVSSILLVAGAIIWGAFEWFNSRTIGDLSLGDKIIHSIFASVMTRSGGFNLVSMTDLDSSTLLITDMLMFAGGGSASTAGGIKVTTIAVLFLAVVAEARGDSDVRAFGRTIPQGAMRVAISVTILGATLVAVATSALLVITNESLEPVLFEVISAFATVGLSTGLSEALPPSGKYVLSMLMFAGRVGTITLAAALAVRHRSTLYHYPEERPIIG, encoded by the coding sequence ATGGCAATCCCACGGCAATCCCTGCTGGAGAAAGAGCAGCACAGCGGTCCCGCCATCGTTGCCGGGATCCGCGAGTTTGTGGGCGGGCTGGTCACCGGCCGGCCGGCGCGGCTGGCGCTTATCGTGTTCAGCCTGGTCATCCTGCTCTTTACCGCCCTGCTGAGCCTGCCTGCCGCTTCCAGCAGCGGGGAATCCGCCCCGCTGCACGATGCCTTCTTTACCGCTGTATCGGCCGTCTGCGTCACCGGCCTCACCGTGGTCTCCACCGCCACCTACTGGTCCGCCTTCGGACAGGTGCTGATCCTGATCGCGATCCAGGTGGGCGGTCTGGGCATCCTGACCCTGGCCTCGCTGCTGGCACTGGCCGTGAACAAGCGGCTCGGCGTCCGCGGCAAGCTCATGGCCCAGGAAGGTATGAACACGGGCCGGCTCGGCGAAGTGGGCCACCTGCTGCGCATCGTCTTCAGCACCGCCGTCGTAATTGAACTGGCCCTTGCCCTGATCATGGCGCCGCGGTTCATGATCCTGGGTGAGTCCCCCGGCCAGGCAATCTGGCATGCGGTCTTCTATTCCATTTCCGCGTTCAACAACGCCGGTTTCACGCCGCACTCCGACGGTTTGGTGCCGTACGAAGAAGACCTGTGGATCCTGATTCCGCTGATGCTCGGTGTATTTATCGGCTCGCTGGGCTTTCCGGTCATCATGGTCCTGCTGCAGACCCGTGCGCGGGTCAGCAAATGGAACCTGCACACCAAGCTGACCGTGCTGGTGTCCTCCATCCTGCTGGTGGCCGGCGCGATAATCTGGGGCGCCTTCGAGTGGTTCAACAGCCGCACCATCGGCGACCTGTCCCTGGGGGACAAGATCATCCACTCGATCTTCGCCTCGGTGATGACCCGATCCGGCGGCTTCAACCTGGTCTCCATGACGGACCTGGATTCCAGCACCCTGCTCATAACCGACATGCTGATGTTCGCCGGCGGCGGTTCCGCCTCCACGGCAGGCGGCATCAAGGTCACCACCATCGCCGTCCTGTTCCTGGCCGTGGTGGCCGAGGCCCGGGGCGACTCCGACGTCCGGGCCTTTGGCCGCACCATCCCGCAGGGCGCCATGCGGGTGGCAATCTCGGTGACCATCCTCGGCGCCACCCTGGTGGCGGTGGCCACGTCGGCATTGCTGGTCATCACCAATGAATCCCTGGAGCCGGTCCTCTTCGAGGTTATTTCCGCCTTCGCCACGGTGGGGCTGAGCACCGGCCTCAGCGAAGCCCTGCCGCCGTCCGGAAAGTACGTCCTGTCGATGCTTATGTTCGCCGGACGCGTCGGCACCATCACCCTTGCCGCGGCACTTGCCGTGCGCCACCGCAGCACCCTCTACCACTACCCCGAAGAAAGGCCGATCATTGGCTGA
- a CDS encoding helix-turn-helix transcriptional regulator has translation MVFDDVFAVIAEGTRREILGALRTGDKSVGTLVEELEVSQPTVSKHLKVLREAGLVSMRAEGQRRYYSLETAPLEELVLWLRAFDLASLTESRLASVSASHQPATAAAAAAGALVPGAAETRPLPVDAGVQNLGRTVGRAAERAADLFGQFPKFRRRRP, from the coding sequence ATGGTCTTTGACGATGTGTTTGCAGTAATCGCGGAAGGTACGCGGCGTGAAATCCTGGGCGCCCTGCGTACCGGCGACAAGTCCGTAGGGACACTGGTGGAGGAACTCGAGGTCAGCCAGCCCACGGTCTCCAAGCACCTGAAAGTGCTGCGCGAAGCCGGACTCGTCTCCATGCGGGCCGAAGGCCAGCGCCGGTACTACTCGCTGGAAACTGCCCCGCTCGAGGAACTGGTCCTGTGGCTGCGGGCCTTTGACCTCGCGTCGCTGACGGAGTCCCGCCTGGCATCCGTTTCGGCAAGCCACCAACCCGCCACCGCGGCTGCCGCGGCGGCCGGTGCGCTGGTGCCCGGCGCCGCGGAGACCCGCCCGCTGCCGGTGGACGCCGGCGTGCAGAACCTCGGCCGCACCGTGGGACGGGCCGCAGAGCGGGCCGCCGACCTGTTCGGCCAGTTCCCGAAATTCCGCCGCCGCCGGCCCTAG
- a CDS encoding Ppx/GppA phosphatase family protein → MRLGVLDIGSNTVHLLLVDAHPGARPVSFASHKRPLQLVSYLDADGAISEAGQDELIGFVNEAWNFARRHGAQDLLAFSTSAIRESANGAEVLARVHRETPVHLEELSGGDEAAMTFLAVRRWYGWGAGSILDLDIGGGSFEMALGQDELPEIARSLPLGAGRLTRDWLPEDPPSPKSIKKLRKYIRGMVGEAAEEFSAFGRPDLVAGTSKTFRSLARIAGAAPSAAGPFVPRVLTLEDLSLWTKRLGALSARDRAGLDGVSALRAPQMLAGALVAQAAMEAFDVQSLKICPWALREGLILRRFDTLRFETTGDLPRGPAEGEEFLVAAGAGPSSNGKPS, encoded by the coding sequence ATGCGCCTAGGCGTTCTCGACATCGGGTCCAACACCGTCCACCTCCTGCTGGTGGACGCCCATCCCGGTGCGCGTCCCGTCTCCTTCGCCTCGCACAAGCGCCCGCTGCAGCTGGTGTCCTATCTGGACGCCGACGGCGCGATAAGCGAGGCCGGGCAGGACGAACTGATCGGGTTCGTCAACGAGGCCTGGAACTTCGCCCGCCGGCACGGTGCGCAGGACCTGCTGGCCTTCTCCACCTCGGCCATCCGGGAATCGGCCAACGGCGCCGAGGTCCTGGCCCGGGTGCACCGGGAGACTCCGGTGCACCTGGAGGAACTCTCCGGCGGAGACGAAGCGGCGATGACTTTCCTCGCCGTCCGCCGTTGGTACGGCTGGGGTGCCGGTTCCATCCTGGACCTGGATATCGGCGGAGGTTCCTTCGAGATGGCACTGGGCCAGGACGAGCTTCCGGAAATCGCCCGGTCCCTGCCGCTCGGTGCCGGTCGGCTGACCCGGGACTGGCTTCCCGAGGATCCGCCCTCGCCCAAAAGCATCAAAAAGCTGCGCAAATACATCCGCGGCATGGTCGGGGAGGCGGCTGAGGAGTTCAGCGCCTTCGGCCGACCGGACCTCGTTGCCGGAACGTCCAAGACCTTCCGGTCGCTGGCGCGCATTGCCGGCGCCGCGCCGTCGGCCGCCGGACCGTTTGTGCCCCGCGTGCTCACGTTGGAGGACCTGTCCCTCTGGACCAAGCGGTTGGGGGCCCTGAGTGCCCGGGACCGTGCCGGACTGGACGGGGTGTCCGCGCTGCGCGCACCGCAGATGCTTGCCGGAGCGCTGGTGGCGCAGGCTGCCATGGAAGCCTTCGATGTGCAGTCCCTGAAGATCTGCCCCTGGGCCCTGCGCGAGGGTTTGATCCTGCGCCGATTCGACACGCTTCGCTTTGAAACAACCGGCGACCTGCCGCGCGGCCCCGCCGAAGGGGAGGAATTCCTCGTGGCTGCAGGGGCGGGTCCTTCGTCCAATGGAAAGCCAAGCTGA
- the gdhA gene encoding NADP-specific glutamate dehydrogenase has translation MERVLTRVRDDVFRRNPGETEFHQAVVEVFDSLAPVLRKHPEFAEAAILQRICEPERQIIFRVPWVDDKGQVQINRGFRVEFNSALGPYKGGLRFHPSVYLGIIKFLGFEQIFKNALTGMPIGGGKGGSDFDPRGKSDAEVMRFCQSFMTELYRHIGEYTDVPAGDIGVGGREIGYLFGQYKRITNRYESGVLTGKGVSWGGSLVRPEATGYGAVMFVEEMLKTKGMSLDGQRVIVSGSGNVAINAIDKAQMLGATVVACSDSAGYIVDEKGIDVPLLRQIKETERGRISEYAERRGHSVSYVTEGSIWNAGAGVALPCATQNELDEADALALIKSGVRAVAEGANMPCTPAAITAFQAAGVLFGPGKAANAGGVATSALEMQQNASRDSWSFEHTERRLSEIMVNIHERCARTAEEYGSPGDYVVGANISGFVKVADAMLAQGVI, from the coding sequence ATGGAACGTGTACTGACACGCGTACGCGACGACGTCTTCCGTCGCAATCCCGGGGAAACCGAGTTTCACCAAGCCGTCGTGGAAGTCTTCGACTCCCTCGCCCCCGTGCTGCGCAAGCATCCCGAATTTGCCGAGGCCGCGATCCTGCAGCGGATCTGCGAACCCGAACGGCAGATCATCTTCCGGGTGCCCTGGGTGGATGACAAGGGCCAGGTACAGATCAACCGGGGCTTCCGGGTGGAATTCAACTCTGCCCTCGGCCCGTACAAGGGCGGGCTCCGGTTCCACCCCTCCGTGTACCTGGGCATCATCAAGTTCCTCGGTTTCGAACAGATCTTCAAGAACGCACTCACCGGCATGCCGATCGGCGGCGGCAAGGGCGGCTCGGACTTCGACCCGCGGGGAAAGTCCGACGCTGAAGTAATGCGCTTCTGCCAGTCCTTCATGACCGAGCTGTACCGGCACATCGGCGAGTACACGGACGTTCCGGCCGGTGACATCGGCGTCGGCGGCCGCGAGATCGGTTACCTCTTCGGACAGTACAAACGCATCACGAACCGCTACGAATCGGGCGTCCTCACCGGAAAGGGCGTGAGCTGGGGCGGATCCCTGGTCCGTCCCGAGGCCACCGGCTACGGCGCGGTGATGTTTGTCGAGGAGATGCTCAAGACCAAGGGCATGAGCCTGGACGGGCAGCGGGTGATCGTCTCCGGGTCCGGCAATGTCGCCATCAACGCCATAGACAAGGCCCAGATGCTCGGCGCCACGGTGGTGGCCTGCTCTGATTCCGCGGGCTACATAGTTGACGAAAAGGGCATTGACGTTCCGTTGCTGCGGCAGATCAAGGAAACGGAGCGGGGCCGGATCTCGGAATATGCCGAGCGCCGCGGACACTCCGTGAGCTACGTGACGGAGGGTTCCATCTGGAACGCGGGAGCCGGCGTCGCCCTGCCCTGCGCCACCCAGAACGAACTGGACGAAGCAGACGCGCTGGCATTGATCAAGTCCGGAGTCCGGGCCGTGGCCGAGGGCGCGAACATGCCGTGCACTCCGGCCGCCATCACCGCATTCCAAGCCGCCGGGGTACTGTTCGGCCCGGGTAAGGCGGCCAACGCGGGCGGCGTCGCCACCTCCGCGCTGGAGATGCAGCAGAACGCGAGCCGGGACTCCTGGTCCTTCGAGCATACGGAACGCCGGCTCAGCGAAATCATGGTCAACATCCACGAACGGTGCGCCCGGACCGCAGAGGAATACGGTTCGCCCGGCGACTACGTAGTGGGTGCCAACATCAGCGGCTTCGTGAAGGTAGCCGATGCGATGCTGGCCCAGGGCGTGATCTAG
- a CDS encoding sugar phosphate isomerase/epimerase: MPTSLPLPGRAAIPVALSSASVYPLSVHDTFAVAHDLGYDGVEIMVTNSQVSQDPDSLRELSEQYQQPILAIHAPTLLLTQQVWGAAWTKIELSAAMAAEVGASTVVAHPPFRWQTGYAENFAEGVKDIAEQYGVTIAVENMYPWRVRGREAKAYLPHWNPIPEPYENVTWDFSHAAIAGMDSFEQIRKLGDRLRHVHLTDGTPNGKDEHLLPGEGTQRCAEALSYLADGGFDGVVAVEVSTRKARGAGEREEQLKQTLEFAREHLRPKTVLAGHDAG; this comes from the coding sequence ATGCCGACGTCTCTCCCGCTGCCCGGACGCGCCGCTATTCCGGTGGCGCTGTCCAGTGCATCCGTGTACCCGCTGTCCGTACATGACACCTTCGCGGTGGCTCATGACCTGGGCTATGACGGTGTGGAAATCATGGTCACCAACAGCCAGGTCAGTCAGGACCCGGACTCCCTTAGGGAGCTGAGCGAGCAGTACCAGCAGCCGATCCTGGCCATCCACGCTCCCACCCTGCTCCTGACGCAGCAGGTCTGGGGTGCGGCTTGGACAAAGATCGAACTGTCCGCGGCGATGGCCGCGGAAGTAGGTGCTTCCACAGTGGTGGCGCACCCGCCGTTCCGGTGGCAGACGGGTTATGCGGAGAACTTCGCCGAAGGCGTGAAGGACATCGCCGAACAATACGGCGTCACCATCGCCGTGGAGAACATGTATCCATGGCGGGTCCGGGGGCGTGAGGCAAAAGCCTACCTGCCGCATTGGAACCCGATCCCCGAGCCGTATGAAAACGTCACCTGGGACTTTTCCCACGCTGCCATCGCCGGTATGGACTCCTTTGAGCAGATCCGTAAACTCGGGGATCGGCTCCGGCACGTCCACCTCACGGACGGAACTCCCAACGGCAAGGATGAGCATCTGCTGCCCGGTGAGGGTACGCAACGGTGCGCCGAGGCGTTGTCCTACCTGGCCGACGGCGGGTTCGACGGCGTGGTGGCCGTGGAAGTCAGCACCCGAAAGGCGCGGGGAGCGGGGGAGCGCGAGGAACAGTTGAAGCAGACCCTGGAATTCGCGCGGGAGCACCTCCGGCCCAAAACAGTCCTGGCCGGGCACGACGCCGGATAG
- the proC gene encoding pyrroline-5-carboxylate reductase, which translates to MESAQNPRLTFLGCGSMNEAILGGILAGGLAAEQVTATVRRAERAEELRTAHGITVLAGSEDPDANRKAVAGADLVIVGVKPVGVADLLREIAADLPRGAVVLSVAAAVPLALMESLLPEGQSVIRAMPNTPSRLGRGVTSISAGSSAGPDAMDLARRVLSATGTVVEVPEEQVDAVSAVSGSGPAYAFYLAEAMARAGVELGLDPDLSALLARETVAGAGYMLAEPDADAPALRRAVTSPKGTTEAAIRTFDEMNLPGVIEAGARAAAARAEEITKQLTA; encoded by the coding sequence ATGGAAAGCGCACAGAATCCCCGACTGACATTCCTTGGCTGCGGCTCGATGAACGAAGCCATCCTCGGCGGAATCCTCGCCGGGGGCCTTGCCGCCGAGCAGGTAACCGCCACCGTCCGGCGGGCCGAACGGGCCGAAGAGCTTCGCACGGCCCACGGCATCACCGTCCTTGCGGGCAGCGAGGATCCGGACGCGAACCGGAAAGCGGTCGCCGGAGCCGACCTCGTCATTGTGGGCGTCAAGCCCGTAGGCGTGGCTGACCTGCTGCGCGAAATCGCTGCGGACCTGCCCCGCGGCGCCGTCGTCCTGAGCGTGGCTGCCGCGGTGCCGCTGGCCCTGATGGAGTCGCTGCTGCCGGAAGGCCAGTCCGTTATCCGTGCGATGCCCAACACCCCGTCCCGCCTCGGCCGCGGCGTCACGTCCATCTCCGCAGGCAGTTCCGCCGGTCCGGACGCGATGGACCTGGCCCGCCGCGTGCTGTCCGCCACCGGCACCGTGGTGGAGGTGCCCGAAGAACAAGTCGACGCCGTTTCCGCCGTCAGCGGTTCCGGCCCCGCCTACGCGTTCTACCTGGCCGAGGCCATGGCCCGGGCCGGCGTCGAGCTCGGTCTGGACCCGGACCTCTCGGCCCTGCTGGCCCGCGAAACTGTGGCCGGTGCCGGATACATGCTGGCCGAGCCCGACGCCGATGCTCCGGCCCTGCGCCGAGCCGTCACCAGCCCCAAGGGCACCACGGAAGCGGCCATCCGGACCTTCGACGAGATGAACCTGCCCGGCGTGATCGAGGCCGGCGCCCGTGCGGCAGCGGCTCGGGCCGAAGAGATCACGAAGCAGCTGACTGCTTAG
- the topA gene encoding type I DNA topoisomerase, with protein MPVKATDKKTGKKKLVIVESPAKGKTIAGYLGEGFEVTASMGHIRDLPQPSDLPAELKKTGVGKFAVDLDNDFEPYYVVSADKKKKVAELKAALKDADELYLATDGDREGEAIAWHLLQVLKPKVPVHRLTFPEITKEAIQRALLEMRDVDVAMVDAQETRRILDRLYGYEISPVLWRKVARGLSAGRVQSVATRLVVERERERMAFRAASYWDLVGTFATEAAEKFKARLVSVDGSRVATGKDFTDRGELKSKTAVHLDEAAAVSLAAGLESAAFSVRSVDTKPYTRRPAAPFTTSTLQQEAGRKLRFSSRVTMQVAQRLYENGYITYMRTDSPALSDQAINAARRQASELYGPEYVPEARRVYKGKSKNAQEAHEAIRPAGDSFRTPAQVASSLRGDEFRLYELIWKRTVASQMADAKGSTASVRIGAVSADGRDAEFSASGTVITFRGFMAAYEEGRDAVRDDDEAEGTEGARLPVLKAQDTLTAADIAAGGHETSPPPRFTEASLVKMLEELGIGRPSTYAATISTIMDRGYVTSRGQALVPSWIAFSVVRLLEEHFTDYVDYDFTAELEEDLDRISRGEAGRVEWLNQFYYGDRVQTGLHTIVNDLGEIDAKAINSIEIADGIVLRVGKFGPYLERPLPADAPEGTEPERANVPEDLAPDELTAEKAVELMETAAPEERVLGTDPETGRTIVARNGRYGPYVIELIPEPTEEDLANQPVEYYKNGKPKPPKKPVKVKPRTGSLFKSMSVETVTLEEALKLMKLPRVLGTDAEGNEITVQNGRFGPYLKKGTDSRSIGSEEEIFTITLEQALEIYSQPKQRGGRQAAAPLAEFGADPVSEKPIVVKDGRFGPYITDGITNITVPRSTAIEELTREQAIELLAEKREKGPAKKPVKKRAAPRKAPAKK; from the coding sequence GTGCCAGTTAAGGCAACGGACAAGAAGACCGGCAAGAAGAAGCTTGTAATTGTCGAGTCTCCGGCCAAGGGCAAGACCATCGCCGGGTACCTCGGCGAAGGCTTCGAGGTGACGGCGTCGATGGGTCACATCCGTGATCTTCCGCAGCCCTCCGACCTGCCCGCCGAGTTGAAGAAGACGGGCGTCGGCAAGTTTGCCGTGGACCTCGACAATGACTTCGAGCCGTATTACGTGGTCTCCGCGGACAAGAAGAAGAAGGTCGCCGAGCTCAAGGCGGCCCTCAAGGACGCCGACGAACTCTACCTCGCAACTGACGGTGACCGCGAAGGTGAAGCCATTGCCTGGCACCTGCTCCAGGTGCTCAAGCCCAAGGTCCCGGTGCACCGCCTGACCTTCCCCGAAATCACCAAGGAAGCCATCCAGCGCGCCCTGCTGGAAATGCGCGACGTCGACGTCGCCATGGTGGATGCCCAGGAAACCCGCCGTATCCTTGACCGGCTCTACGGCTACGAGATTTCCCCCGTGCTGTGGCGCAAGGTTGCCCGCGGCCTGTCCGCCGGACGCGTGCAGTCCGTCGCCACCCGACTCGTGGTCGAACGCGAGCGGGAGCGCATGGCGTTCCGCGCGGCGTCGTACTGGGACCTCGTGGGAACCTTCGCCACGGAAGCCGCCGAGAAATTCAAGGCCCGCCTGGTCTCCGTTGACGGCTCCCGCGTAGCCACCGGCAAGGACTTCACCGACCGGGGTGAGCTGAAGTCCAAGACCGCCGTGCACCTGGACGAAGCAGCAGCCGTGTCGCTCGCCGCCGGCCTGGAATCGGCCGCGTTCAGCGTCCGTTCCGTCGACACCAAGCCGTACACCCGCCGTCCGGCCGCGCCGTTCACCACCTCCACCCTGCAGCAGGAGGCCGGCCGCAAGCTGCGCTTCTCCTCGCGGGTGACCATGCAGGTGGCCCAGCGGCTGTACGAAAACGGCTACATCACCTATATGCGTACAGACTCTCCGGCGCTGTCGGACCAGGCCATCAACGCCGCCCGCCGCCAGGCCTCGGAGCTTTACGGCCCCGAGTACGTGCCCGAAGCCCGGCGCGTCTACAAGGGCAAGTCCAAGAACGCCCAGGAAGCGCACGAAGCCATCCGCCCCGCCGGTGACTCCTTCCGCACTCCGGCACAGGTTGCCTCCTCGCTGCGCGGCGACGAGTTCCGGCTTTACGAGCTGATCTGGAAGCGCACCGTCGCCTCCCAGATGGCCGATGCCAAGGGTTCCACGGCATCCGTGCGCATCGGTGCGGTGTCCGCTGACGGGCGCGACGCCGAGTTCTCGGCTTCCGGTACGGTCATCACCTTCCGCGGCTTCATGGCTGCCTATGAAGAGGGCCGCGACGCCGTCCGCGACGACGACGAGGCCGAGGGTACCGAAGGCGCCCGCCTGCCGGTGCTGAAGGCCCAGGACACCCTGACCGCTGCAGACATCGCTGCCGGCGGCCACGAGACCTCCCCGCCGCCGCGTTTCACTGAAGCGTCGCTGGTGAAGATGCTCGAAGAACTTGGCATCGGCCGCCCCTCCACGTACGCCGCCACCATCTCCACGATCATGGACCGCGGCTATGTCACCAGCCGCGGCCAGGCACTCGTGCCGAGCTGGATCGCGTTCTCCGTGGTCCGCCTGCTGGAGGAACACTTCACGGATTACGTGGACTACGACTTCACCGCGGAGCTCGAAGAGGACCTGGACCGTATCTCCCGCGGCGAAGCCGGCCGCGTGGAGTGGCTGAACCAGTTCTACTACGGCGACCGGGTGCAGACCGGCCTGCACACCATCGTGAACGATCTCGGCGAAATCGACGCCAAGGCGATCAACTCGATCGAGATTGCCGACGGCATTGTGCTGCGCGTGGGCAAGTTCGGCCCCTACCTGGAGCGTCCGCTGCCCGCAGACGCACCCGAAGGGACCGAGCCCGAGCGGGCGAACGTTCCCGAGGACCTGGCCCCTGACGAACTCACCGCCGAAAAGGCCGTGGAACTGATGGAGACCGCCGCTCCCGAAGAGCGCGTGCTGGGTACCGATCCGGAGACGGGCCGGACCATCGTGGCCCGCAACGGCCGCTACGGCCCGTACGTGATCGAGCTGATCCCGGAACCCACCGAAGAGGACCTGGCGAACCAGCCGGTGGAGTACTACAAGAACGGCAAGCCCAAGCCTCCGAAGAAGCCGGTGAAGGTCAAGCCGCGCACCGGCTCGCTCTTCAAGTCCATGAGCGTGGAAACGGTGACCCTGGAAGAGGCGCTGAAGCTGATGAAGCTGCCGCGCGTCCTGGGCACCGACGCCGAGGGTAACGAGATCACGGTGCAGAACGGCCGGTTCGGTCCGTACCTGAAGAAGGGCACGGATTCACGGTCCATCGGTTCCGAAGAGGAGATCTTCACGATCACGCTCGAGCAGGCGCTGGAGATCTATTCCCAGCCCAAGCAGCGCGGCGGCCGGCAGGCTGCGGCACCGCTCGCGGAATTCGGTGCTGATCCCGTGTCGGAAAAGCCGATTGTGGTGAAGGACGGCCGCTTCGGTCCCTACATCACGGACGGCATCACCAACATCACGGTGCCCCGCTCCACGGCCATCGAGGAGCTGACCCGGGAGCAGGCCATTGAGCTGCTGGCGGAGAAGCGCGAGAAGGGCCCGGCGAAGAAACCCGTGAAGAAGCGCGCGGCGCCTCGGAAAGCTCCGGCGAAGAAGTAG